One window from the genome of Magnolia sinica isolate HGM2019 chromosome 4, MsV1, whole genome shotgun sequence encodes:
- the LOC131242746 gene encoding spliceosome-associated protein 49-like has protein sequence MPANTGCTVYIGNLDEKVNDRVLYEILVQAGRILDLHIPRDKETICPKGFAFAEYESKEIADYAVMLFSGLISLYSRTLKFAISGQDKPSKNTVTTTMHASNFPPNLGSLPTQLANTENYQQAALLLTPCRFSAYSQSAPPNFPEAPPTGLVRTGYRSVLNNFNYSSHFYGGTLDSV, from the exons ATGCCGGCGAATACAGGTTGCACGGTTTATATAG GTAACTTGGATGAGAAGGTGAACGATAGAGTCTTGTATGAGATTCTAGTTCAGGCAGGCAGAATTCTAGACTTGCATATACCTCGAGATAAGGAAACCATCTGTCCTAAGGGCTTTGCATTTGCAGAATATGAATCCAAAGAGATTGCAGATTATGCTGTCATGCTTTTCTCTGGCCTCATCTCTCTTTACAGTAGAACACTGAAATTTGCG ATTTCTGGGCAAGACAAGCCCTCTAAAAACACAGTCACTACTACAATGCATGCGTCAAACTTCCCTCCTAACCTGGGATCACTGCCAACTCAACTTGCAAATACTGAAAATTACCAACAGGCAGCTCTGTTGTTGACACCCTGTAGGTTTTCAGCATACTCCCAATCAGCGCCTCCTAATTTTCCAGAAG CACCTCCTACTGGACTAGTAAGAACTGGATATAGATCAGTTCTCAACAATTTCAATTATAGTAGTCACTTTTACGGGGGAACACTGGATAGTGTTTGA